One genomic region from Bombus terrestris chromosome 15, iyBomTerr1.2, whole genome shotgun sequence encodes:
- the LOC100651972 gene encoding tubulin alpha chain-like isoform X1, protein MRECISMHVGQAGVQMGNACWELYCLEHGIQPDGTIPSDKVSGTNDCFNTFFNETSSGKMVPRAVMVDLEPTVVDEVRIGRYKQLYHPEQLITGKEDAANNYARGHYSIGREVIDSVMDRVRRLTDQCTGLQGFFVFHSFGGGTGSGFTSLLMQKLSDDYGKKSKLEFAVYPAPQVSTAVVEPYNSILTTHTTISHSDCAFMVDNEAIYDICRRKLGIERPSYANLNRLISQVVSSITASLRFDGALNVDLTEFQTNLVPYPRIHFPLATYAPVVSADKAFHEGMSVAEITSECFEASNQMVKCDPREGKYMACCLLYRGEVVPKDVNAAIAAMKRKSCIRFVDWCPTGFKVGINYQPPTVVPGGDLAKVQRAVSMLSNTTAIEEAWSKLNYKFDLMYHKRAFVHWYVGEGMEEGEFAEARDDLAALERDYEEVALESSTTPDASLEY, encoded by the exons ATG CGTGAGTGTATTTCAATGCACGTGGGTCAAGCAGGTGTTCAAATGGGTAATGCGTGTTGGGAATTGTATTGTTTGGAACATGGAATTCAACCGGATGGAACGATACCATCAGACAAAGTGTCCGGGACAAACGATTGTTTTAATACCTTTTTCAATGAAACCAGTTCTGGCAAGATGGTACCGCGTGCTGTGATGGTTGACTTAGAGCCTACGGTCGTTG ACGAAGTAAGAATAGGACGTTACAAGCAATTATATCACCCTGAACAATTAATCACGGGTAAAGAAGACGCTGCAAACAATTATGCTCGTGGTCATTATTCCATTGGTAGGGAAGTAATAGACTCTGTAATGGATCGGGTGAGAAGGTTGACAGATCAATGTACTGGACTTCAAGGATTCTTCGTCTTCCATTCGTTTGGAGGAGGCACCGGGTCGGGATTCACTTCGTTGCTTATGCAAAAACTATCCGATGATTATGGGAAAAAGAGCAAATTAGAATTTGCCGTATATCCAGCACCACAA GTATCTACCGCCGTCGTAGAACCATACAACTCAATTCTGACAACTCACACTACAATCAGTCATTCGGATTGCGCGTTTATGGTGGATAACGAAGCGATTTATGATATATGTAGACGGAAGCTTGGTATCGAGCGGCCTTCATATGCGAATCTGAATCGCCTTATCAGCCAAGTGGTATCATCGATAACTGCCTCTTTGAGATTCGATGGTGCTCTGAACGTAGATCTAACGGAATTTCAAACGAACTTAGTACCATATCCTAGGATTCATTTCCCACTGGCTACTTATGCGCCGGTGGTTTCGGCTGATAAAGCTTTCCACGAAGGGATGTCCGTAGCAGAAATAACGTCCGAATGTTTCGAGGCATccaatcaaatggtcaaatgcGATCCTCGAGAAGGAAAATATATGGCCTGCTGCTTACTTTATCGCGGAGAGGTGGTACCAAAAGATGTGAACGCGGCAATTGCGGCTATGAAAAGGAAAAGTTGTATACGTTTCGTTGATTGGTGTCCGACTGGTTTTAAGGTCGGCATCAATTATCAACCACCTACTGTTGTTCCGGGTGGAGACCTCGCCAAG GTTCAAAGGGCGGTTTCAATGTTGTCGAACACAACAGCTATCGAGGAAGCCTGgtctaaattaaattacaagttCGATCTTATGTATCACAAGCGAGCATTCGTTCATTGGTACGTCGGAGAAGGTATGGAGGAAGGTGAGTTTGCAGAAGCGCGTGATGATCTTGCCGCATTAGAGAGAGACTACGAAGAAGTCGCACTCGAATCGTCAACCACACCAGATGCTTCGTtggaatattaa
- the LOC100651972 gene encoding tubulin alpha chain-like isoform X2: MHVGQAGVQMGNACWELYCLEHGIQPDGTIPSDKVSGTNDCFNTFFNETSSGKMVPRAVMVDLEPTVVDEVRIGRYKQLYHPEQLITGKEDAANNYARGHYSIGREVIDSVMDRVRRLTDQCTGLQGFFVFHSFGGGTGSGFTSLLMQKLSDDYGKKSKLEFAVYPAPQVSTAVVEPYNSILTTHTTISHSDCAFMVDNEAIYDICRRKLGIERPSYANLNRLISQVVSSITASLRFDGALNVDLTEFQTNLVPYPRIHFPLATYAPVVSADKAFHEGMSVAEITSECFEASNQMVKCDPREGKYMACCLLYRGEVVPKDVNAAIAAMKRKSCIRFVDWCPTGFKVGINYQPPTVVPGGDLAKVQRAVSMLSNTTAIEEAWSKLNYKFDLMYHKRAFVHWYVGEGMEEGEFAEARDDLAALERDYEEVALESSTTPDASLEY; the protein is encoded by the exons ATGCACGTGGGTCAAGCAGGTGTTCAAATGGGTAATGCGTGTTGGGAATTGTATTGTTTGGAACATGGAATTCAACCGGATGGAACGATACCATCAGACAAAGTGTCCGGGACAAACGATTGTTTTAATACCTTTTTCAATGAAACCAGTTCTGGCAAGATGGTACCGCGTGCTGTGATGGTTGACTTAGAGCCTACGGTCGTTG ACGAAGTAAGAATAGGACGTTACAAGCAATTATATCACCCTGAACAATTAATCACGGGTAAAGAAGACGCTGCAAACAATTATGCTCGTGGTCATTATTCCATTGGTAGGGAAGTAATAGACTCTGTAATGGATCGGGTGAGAAGGTTGACAGATCAATGTACTGGACTTCAAGGATTCTTCGTCTTCCATTCGTTTGGAGGAGGCACCGGGTCGGGATTCACTTCGTTGCTTATGCAAAAACTATCCGATGATTATGGGAAAAAGAGCAAATTAGAATTTGCCGTATATCCAGCACCACAA GTATCTACCGCCGTCGTAGAACCATACAACTCAATTCTGACAACTCACACTACAATCAGTCATTCGGATTGCGCGTTTATGGTGGATAACGAAGCGATTTATGATATATGTAGACGGAAGCTTGGTATCGAGCGGCCTTCATATGCGAATCTGAATCGCCTTATCAGCCAAGTGGTATCATCGATAACTGCCTCTTTGAGATTCGATGGTGCTCTGAACGTAGATCTAACGGAATTTCAAACGAACTTAGTACCATATCCTAGGATTCATTTCCCACTGGCTACTTATGCGCCGGTGGTTTCGGCTGATAAAGCTTTCCACGAAGGGATGTCCGTAGCAGAAATAACGTCCGAATGTTTCGAGGCATccaatcaaatggtcaaatgcGATCCTCGAGAAGGAAAATATATGGCCTGCTGCTTACTTTATCGCGGAGAGGTGGTACCAAAAGATGTGAACGCGGCAATTGCGGCTATGAAAAGGAAAAGTTGTATACGTTTCGTTGATTGGTGTCCGACTGGTTTTAAGGTCGGCATCAATTATCAACCACCTACTGTTGTTCCGGGTGGAGACCTCGCCAAG GTTCAAAGGGCGGTTTCAATGTTGTCGAACACAACAGCTATCGAGGAAGCCTGgtctaaattaaattacaagttCGATCTTATGTATCACAAGCGAGCATTCGTTCATTGGTACGTCGGAGAAGGTATGGAGGAAGGTGAGTTTGCAGAAGCGCGTGATGATCTTGCCGCATTAGAGAGAGACTACGAAGAAGTCGCACTCGAATCGTCAACCACACCAGATGCTTCGTtggaatattaa
- the LOC100651855 gene encoding nuclear inhibitor of protein phosphatase 1 isoform X2 has translation MLKLIKNNFLSGAGKPPVGLHLDVLKNDKLIQKLMVDEKKCYLFGRNQQLNDFCIDHASCSRVHAALVYHKHLNRAFLVDLGSTHGTFIGNLRLEQHKPTQLPIDSTFHFGASTRYYIIRERPQTGTRPIIEELEKLSEDTDAGGLLGLPETETELDNLTEFNTAHNRRISMLGITDDEIHKPTRKRKKKGITFNDDEEVINPEDVDPSVGRFRNLVQTTVVPSKRMRMEGGLISLSEDHNPLKHLQPTTTTPQLYQDLPPEQFTPSSLSLNPFSSALSSLSSRLGIALPNPAPEVEMTPNQIQTETPHVPEIPGPTDTRTMEPKKKKYAKEAWPGKKPIPTLLV, from the exons ATGTTAAAGTTGATAAAAAATAACTTTCTTTCAGG GGCTGGGAAGCCACCAGTTGGATTACATTTAGATGTACTGAAGAATGACAAATTAATTCAA AAATTAATGGTTGATGAGAAAAAATGTTACTTATTTGGCCGTAATCAACAATTAAATGACTTTTGTATAGATCACGCTTCTTGTTCTCGTGTTCATGCAGCTCTTGTTTATCATAAACATTTAAATCGTGCATTTCTTGTTGACTTGGGTAGCA CACATGGAACTTTTATTGGTAATCTTCGTTTGGAACAACATAAACCCACACAATTACCAATTGATAGTACATTTCATTTTGGAGCTTCTACAcggtattatattattagagaAAGACCTCAAACTGGCACAAGACCAATTATAGAGGAATTAGAAAAACTGTCAGAAGATACAGATGCTGGTGGTTTACTAGGTTTACCTGAAACAGAAACAGAACTTGAT AATTTAACGGAATTTAACACTGCACATAATAGACGTATATCTATGCTAGGAATAACAGACGATGAAATTCATAAACCAactagaaaacgaaagaaaaaaggaattaCGTTCAACGATGATGAAGAAGTAATAAATCCAGAAGATGTTGATCCATCAGTCGGAAGATTTCGTAATCTTGTACAAACAACAGTTGTTCCGAGTAAA AGAATGCGTATGGAAGGAGGTTTAATATCCTTATCAGAGGATCACAATCCTTTAAAGCATCTTCAACCTACAACAACTACACCTCAACTCTATCAAGATTTACCACCAGAACAGTTTACTCCATCGTCGTTGTCTCTTAATCCATTTTCTAGTGCACTATCTTCATTATCATCTCGACTTGGTATTGCATTACCAAATCCAGCTCCTGAGGTAGAGATGACACCCAATCAAATACAAACAGAAACACCACATGTACCAGAAATACCAGGACCTACTGATACGCGAACGATGgaaccaaaaaagaaaaaatatgccAAAGAAGCTTGGCCTGGGAAAAAACCTATTCCAACACTTTTGGTGTAA
- the LOC100651855 gene encoding nuclear inhibitor of protein phosphatase 1 isoform X1: MCFSARLISYPFNNKANYFKVVMANHYEVPNWAGKPPVGLHLDVLKNDKLIQKLMVDEKKCYLFGRNQQLNDFCIDHASCSRVHAALVYHKHLNRAFLVDLGSTHGTFIGNLRLEQHKPTQLPIDSTFHFGASTRYYIIRERPQTGTRPIIEELEKLSEDTDAGGLLGLPETETELDNLTEFNTAHNRRISMLGITDDEIHKPTRKRKKKGITFNDDEEVINPEDVDPSVGRFRNLVQTTVVPSKRMRMEGGLISLSEDHNPLKHLQPTTTTPQLYQDLPPEQFTPSSLSLNPFSSALSSLSSRLGIALPNPAPEVEMTPNQIQTETPHVPEIPGPTDTRTMEPKKKKYAKEAWPGKKPIPTLLV, from the exons ATGTGTTTTTCTGCCCGGTTAATTTCATATCCATTTAATAACAAAGCAAATTATTTCAAAGTGGTGATGGCTAATCATTACGAAGTACCCAATTG GGCTGGGAAGCCACCAGTTGGATTACATTTAGATGTACTGAAGAATGACAAATTAATTCAA AAATTAATGGTTGATGAGAAAAAATGTTACTTATTTGGCCGTAATCAACAATTAAATGACTTTTGTATAGATCACGCTTCTTGTTCTCGTGTTCATGCAGCTCTTGTTTATCATAAACATTTAAATCGTGCATTTCTTGTTGACTTGGGTAGCA CACATGGAACTTTTATTGGTAATCTTCGTTTGGAACAACATAAACCCACACAATTACCAATTGATAGTACATTTCATTTTGGAGCTTCTACAcggtattatattattagagaAAGACCTCAAACTGGCACAAGACCAATTATAGAGGAATTAGAAAAACTGTCAGAAGATACAGATGCTGGTGGTTTACTAGGTTTACCTGAAACAGAAACAGAACTTGAT AATTTAACGGAATTTAACACTGCACATAATAGACGTATATCTATGCTAGGAATAACAGACGATGAAATTCATAAACCAactagaaaacgaaagaaaaaaggaattaCGTTCAACGATGATGAAGAAGTAATAAATCCAGAAGATGTTGATCCATCAGTCGGAAGATTTCGTAATCTTGTACAAACAACAGTTGTTCCGAGTAAA AGAATGCGTATGGAAGGAGGTTTAATATCCTTATCAGAGGATCACAATCCTTTAAAGCATCTTCAACCTACAACAACTACACCTCAACTCTATCAAGATTTACCACCAGAACAGTTTACTCCATCGTCGTTGTCTCTTAATCCATTTTCTAGTGCACTATCTTCATTATCATCTCGACTTGGTATTGCATTACCAAATCCAGCTCCTGAGGTAGAGATGACACCCAATCAAATACAAACAGAAACACCACATGTACCAGAAATACCAGGACCTACTGATACGCGAACGATGgaaccaaaaaagaaaaaatatgccAAAGAAGCTTGGCCTGGGAAAAAACCTATTCCAACACTTTTGGTGTAA